The following coding sequences are from one Bradyrhizobium sp. 200 window:
- the phnN gene encoding phosphonate metabolism protein/1,5-bisphosphokinase (PRPP-forming) PhnN: protein MTETLTTTTADQTAAIGPGRLVLVVGPSGAGKDTLLGLARAACADDRNIVFPRRVITREASASEENEEVSIGTFQAALTRGEYAMHWEAHGHCYALSRAIDDEIRAGRTIVANVSRTVIGAMRRAYADVVVVSITAPPNVLAERIAMRARSSDGMVENRLRRAVEDASAAPDVTIVNISSAEYHTRQLVRVIKGEKWDN from the coding sequence ATGACGGAGACACTGACAACCACGACAGCAGATCAGACCGCTGCCATCGGGCCCGGCCGGTTGGTGCTCGTGGTCGGCCCAAGCGGTGCGGGCAAGGACACGTTGCTCGGCCTTGCCAGGGCAGCGTGTGCCGATGATCGCAACATCGTGTTCCCACGCCGCGTGATTACGCGTGAAGCCTCCGCATCGGAGGAAAACGAAGAGGTCAGCATCGGCACGTTTCAGGCGGCGCTGACGCGTGGCGAATATGCCATGCATTGGGAAGCGCACGGTCATTGCTATGCGCTGTCGCGTGCGATCGACGACGAAATCCGTGCCGGACGAACCATCGTCGCCAACGTATCGCGTACCGTGATTGGCGCCATGCGCCGCGCCTATGCCGACGTGGTGGTGGTTTCAATCACGGCGCCGCCAAACGTTCTGGCCGAACGGATTGCGATGCGTGCGCGAAGCAGCGACGGCATGGTCGAAAACCGCCTGCGCCGCGCGGTGGAGGATGCGTCGGCTGCGCCGGACGTGACCATCGTCAACATCAGCAGCGCCGAGTACCACACCCGTCAGCTCGTCCGCGTCATCAAGGGTGAGAAATGGGACAATTGA
- a CDS encoding alpha-D-ribose 1-methylphosphonate 5-triphosphate diphosphatase, whose product MTRQETILGNARIVLADRVIERGWVAFAGGRIVEFGEGNAPAGSEDAGGDLIMPGLIELHTDHLEMHYVPRPKVFWDPIAAVVSYDGQLATSGITTVLDSLRVWREDGAEEVDGRAGVLAEAITSAREANLLRADHFLHLRCEIPMPSVVEEAKELIDRPDVRLMSLMDHTPGQRQFRDEVKLRDYYRGKGGGKTDAELDALFEKRFHYQKTYAASNMREIVALAHRYEIPLASHDDTTEENVADAIKDRVSVAEFPTTMEAARGLHQAGIGILMGAPNVVRGGSHSGNIAAVDLAREGFLDILSSDYIPSSLLMAALQLPQHVPAIDLASAIRTVTKTPAEAVGLADRGEIAAGKRADLIRVHVARDIPVVRSVWREGRRVA is encoded by the coding sequence ATGACAAGGCAAGAGACCATCCTCGGTAACGCCCGCATCGTGCTGGCCGATCGCGTGATTGAGCGTGGCTGGGTTGCTTTCGCCGGTGGCCGCATCGTTGAGTTCGGCGAAGGCAACGCGCCCGCAGGCAGCGAGGATGCCGGCGGCGACCTGATCATGCCCGGCCTGATCGAGCTGCACACCGACCATCTCGAAATGCACTATGTGCCGCGTCCGAAAGTATTCTGGGATCCGATCGCGGCGGTGGTCTCCTATGACGGGCAGTTGGCCACTTCGGGCATCACCACCGTGCTGGATTCGCTGCGGGTCTGGCGCGAGGACGGCGCCGAGGAAGTGGACGGCAGGGCAGGCGTGCTCGCGGAAGCGATCACATCCGCGCGCGAGGCGAATCTGCTCCGCGCCGATCACTTCCTGCATCTGCGCTGCGAAATCCCGATGCCGAGCGTGGTCGAGGAAGCCAAGGAATTGATCGACCGGCCGGACGTGCGGCTGATGTCGCTGATGGACCACACGCCGGGGCAACGTCAGTTCCGCGACGAGGTCAAACTGCGCGACTATTATCGCGGCAAGGGGGGCGGCAAAACCGATGCCGAGCTCGATGCGCTGTTCGAGAAGCGATTTCACTATCAGAAGACGTATGCCGCGAGCAATATGCGCGAAATCGTGGCCCTTGCGCATCGATATGAAATCCCGCTGGCCAGCCATGACGACACAACCGAAGAAAATGTCGCCGACGCGATCAAGGACCGCGTTTCGGTGGCGGAATTTCCGACCACGATGGAGGCCGCGCGCGGGCTGCATCAGGCCGGCATCGGCATTTTGATGGGGGCGCCGAACGTGGTCCGGGGCGGCTCGCATTCCGGCAACATCGCTGCTGTCGATCTCGCCCGCGAGGGATTTCTGGATATCCTGTCGTCCGATTACATCCCCTCGAGCCTGTTGATGGCGGCGCTGCAATTGCCGCAGCACGTTCCGGCGATCGACCTGGCCTCCGCCATTCGCACCGTCACCAAGACGCCGGCCGAAGCCGTGGGCCTTGCGGATCGTGGCGAGATCGCAGCCGGAAAGCGCGCCGATCTGATCCGGGTGCATGTCGCCCGGGACATTCCGGTGGTGCGGAGCGTCTGGCGGGAAGGGCGGCGGGTCGCATGA
- the phnL gene encoding phosphonate C-P lyase system protein PhnL, which yields MTAMIDISNAEKTFTMHLQGGVELPVVRGVSFHVEPGECVVLSGPSGAGKSSILKMIFGNYRCDGGRIGIRHRGERIDLATAEPRQVLSVRRSTIGYVSQFLRAVPRVATIDVVAEPLIANGFARAEAREKAGALLRRLNIPERLWALPPSTFSGGEQQRVNIARGFIFDLPILLLDEPTASLDAANRAVVVELIGQKKRQGVAMVAIVHDDEIRHLIADRIVDVTSFAAAA from the coding sequence ATGACTGCGATGATCGACATCTCCAACGCCGAAAAGACCTTTACGATGCATCTGCAGGGCGGCGTTGAGCTGCCCGTGGTGCGCGGCGTCTCGTTCCATGTCGAGCCGGGGGAATGCGTGGTGCTGTCGGGGCCGTCAGGCGCCGGCAAATCCTCGATCCTGAAGATGATCTTCGGCAATTACCGCTGCGATGGCGGCCGGATCGGTATCCGGCATCGGGGCGAGAGGATCGATCTTGCCACGGCCGAGCCGCGGCAGGTGCTCAGCGTGCGCCGCTCGACCATCGGCTATGTCAGTCAGTTCCTGCGTGCGGTGCCGCGGGTTGCCACCATCGACGTGGTGGCGGAGCCCTTGATTGCGAACGGATTCGCACGCGCCGAAGCCCGCGAAAAGGCCGGCGCGCTGCTGCGCCGCCTCAACATTCCCGAGCGTCTGTGGGCGCTGCCGCCGTCGACGTTCTCCGGCGGCGAACAGCAGCGGGTCAACATTGCGCGCGGGTTCATTTTCGATCTGCCAATTCTGTTGCTGGACGAACCCACCGCCTCGCTCGATGCGGCCAATCGCGCGGTCGTTGTCGAGTTGATCGGGCAGAAGAAACGCCAGGGCGTCGCGATGGTGGCGATTGTCCATGACGATGAAATACGCCATCTGATCGCCGACCGGATCGTCGACGTGACGTCATTTGCCGCTGCCGCTTGA
- the phnK gene encoding phosphonate C-P lyase system protein PhnK produces MAEPQDVTPDDQPLLVAEHLGKNYGRLTACRDVSFALYPGEVLAIVGESGSGKSTLLQLLSAQLAPSAGRVSYRMRDSVLRDLASLGEAERRFLFRTDWGYVHQDPAQGLRMAVSAGANVGERLMAVGWNHYGRIRDSASSWLERVEIDTARIDDAPRTYSGGMRQRLQIARNLVTEPRLVFMDEPTGGLDVSVQARLLDLMRNLVSELGLAAIVVTHDLAVARLLSHRVMVMKGGRVIETGLTDQVLDDPREPYTQLLVSSILPA; encoded by the coding sequence ATGGCTGAGCCGCAAGACGTCACGCCGGACGACCAGCCGCTGCTGGTCGCCGAACACCTCGGCAAGAACTACGGCCGGCTGACCGCCTGCCGCGACGTGTCCTTTGCGCTCTATCCCGGCGAGGTGCTGGCGATCGTCGGCGAGTCCGGGTCGGGCAAATCGACACTGCTGCAACTGTTGTCCGCGCAACTCGCGCCGAGCGCCGGGCGGGTGTCGTACCGGATGCGGGACAGCGTGTTGCGCGATCTCGCCAGCCTTGGTGAAGCCGAGCGGCGCTTTCTGTTCCGCACCGACTGGGGCTATGTGCACCAGGACCCCGCGCAAGGGTTGCGGATGGCGGTCTCGGCCGGCGCCAATGTCGGCGAGCGGCTGATGGCGGTAGGCTGGAATCACTACGGCCGTATCCGCGATTCCGCCTCGTCCTGGCTGGAGCGCGTCGAGATCGATACCGCGCGCATCGACGACGCGCCGCGGACCTATTCCGGCGGCATGCGGCAACGGCTGCAGATTGCGCGCAATCTGGTGACCGAACCGCGCCTGGTGTTCATGGACGAGCCGACCGGCGGGCTCGACGTATCGGTACAGGCGCGGCTGCTCGATCTGATGCGCAATCTCGTCAGTGAGCTCGGGCTTGCCGCCATCGTGGTCACCCATGATCTCGCCGTGGCGCGGCTGCTTTCGCATCGCGTGATGGTGATGAAGGGCGGCCGCGTGATCGAGACCGGCCTGACCGACCAGGTGCTCGACGATCCGCGCGAGCCCTATACCCAATTGCTCGTTTCCTCGATTTTGCCGGCATGA
- a CDS encoding alpha-D-ribose 1-methylphosphonate 5-phosphate C-P-lyase PhnJ yields the protein MNAPTYNFAYLDEQTKRMIRRAILKAIAIPGYQVPFASREMPMPYGWGTGGVQVTAAILGPQDVLKVIDQGSDDTTNAISIRKFFGKTAGVATTTSTADATVIQTRHRIPEAPLHAGQVLVYQVPIPEPLRFLEPRETETRRMHALAEYGLMHVKLYEDIARFGHIATSYAYPVKVNARYVMDPSPTPKFDNPKMDNCPALQLFGAGREKRIYAIPPHTDVVSLDFEDHPFTRYRFDAPCALCGAGDSYLDEIVTDDKGGRMFVCSDTDYCEERQQAGHRGSESAAPHKERAHG from the coding sequence ATGAACGCGCCGACTTACAACTTCGCCTATCTCGACGAGCAAACGAAGCGGATGATCCGCCGCGCGATCCTTAAGGCGATCGCGATTCCCGGCTATCAGGTGCCGTTTGCCAGCCGCGAGATGCCGATGCCCTATGGCTGGGGAACGGGAGGCGTACAGGTCACGGCCGCGATTCTCGGACCGCAGGACGTGCTGAAGGTGATCGACCAGGGTTCGGACGACACCACCAACGCGATCTCGATCCGGAAATTCTTCGGCAAGACGGCCGGCGTCGCGACCACCACGTCGACGGCGGACGCCACCGTGATCCAGACGCGGCACCGCATTCCCGAAGCGCCGCTGCATGCGGGGCAGGTGCTGGTCTATCAGGTGCCGATCCCCGAGCCATTGCGGTTCCTGGAGCCGCGCGAGACCGAGACGCGGCGGATGCATGCGCTCGCCGAGTATGGCCTGATGCACGTCAAGCTGTACGAGGATATTGCACGCTTCGGCCATATCGCGACCTCCTATGCCTACCCGGTGAAGGTGAATGCGCGCTATGTGATGGACCCGTCGCCGACGCCGAAATTCGACAATCCGAAGATGGACAATTGTCCGGCGCTGCAACTGTTCGGCGCGGGGCGTGAGAAGCGTATCTACGCGATCCCGCCGCACACCGACGTCGTATCGCTCGATTTCGAGGATCACCCGTTCACGCGCTACCGCTTCGACGCGCCCTGCGCGCTGTGTGGCGCCGGCGATTCCTATCTCGACGAGATCGTCACTGACGACAAGGGCGGGCGGATGTTCGTCTGTTCCGACACGGACTATTGCGAGGAGCGTCAGCAGGCCGGCCATCGCGGCAGCGAGAGCGCCGCGCCGCACAAGGAGAGGGCGCATGGCTGA
- a CDS encoding carbon-phosphorus lyase complex subunit PhnI, whose product MYVAVKGGERAIENAHRLLAHERRGDRDVPELTLAQISEQLSLGVDRVMTEGSLYDRELAALAIKQARGDLIEAIFLVRAFRATLPRFGATEPVDTGAMLVRRRVSSTFKDIPGGQILGPTFDYTHRLLDPELAEGFAPEAPATGETSAAATPRVTDILGRDGLIEPSPVADADAAVGDLTREPLNFPADRDLRLQNLARADEGFLLALGYSSQRGYGRNHPFAGEIRFGDVEVEFIAEDAGFAVPLGSIALTECQMVNQFKGSATEAPCFTRGYGLAFGQSERKTMSMALVDRSLRARELGEEVIAPGQDEEFVMSHSDNVQATGFVEHLKLPHYVDFQSELGLLRKLRKEFAEANETPPMREAAE is encoded by the coding sequence ATGTATGTTGCCGTCAAGGGAGGCGAGCGCGCCATCGAAAACGCCCATCGTCTGCTGGCGCACGAGCGCCGTGGCGACCGCGACGTTCCCGAACTGACTCTAGCCCAGATCTCCGAGCAGCTTTCGCTTGGTGTCGACCGCGTCATGACCGAAGGCTCGCTCTACGACCGCGAACTCGCAGCACTTGCCATCAAGCAGGCGCGCGGCGACCTGATCGAGGCGATCTTCCTGGTGCGGGCGTTTCGCGCCACGCTGCCGCGCTTTGGCGCAACCGAGCCGGTCGACACCGGCGCGATGCTGGTGCGGCGCCGGGTTTCTTCGACGTTCAAGGATATTCCGGGCGGCCAGATTCTCGGGCCCACCTTCGATTACACCCATCGCCTGCTCGATCCCGAACTCGCCGAGGGGTTCGCGCCCGAGGCTCCCGCGACAGGAGAAACCTCTGCCGCGGCGACCCCGCGCGTGACCGATATTCTGGGCCGCGATGGCCTGATCGAGCCGTCGCCGGTCGCGGATGCCGATGCTGCCGTCGGTGACCTGACGCGCGAGCCGCTCAATTTTCCGGCGGACCGCGATCTGCGCCTGCAAAACCTGGCGCGCGCCGATGAGGGCTTTCTGCTGGCGCTCGGCTATTCGTCGCAGCGCGGCTATGGCCGCAACCACCCCTTTGCCGGCGAGATTCGTTTTGGCGACGTGGAGGTCGAATTCATCGCCGAGGATGCCGGCTTTGCCGTTCCGCTCGGTTCGATCGCGCTGACCGAATGCCAGATGGTCAATCAGTTCAAGGGGTCGGCGACGGAAGCGCCGTGCTTCACGCGCGGCTATGGCCTGGCGTTCGGGCAGAGCGAGCGCAAGACCATGTCGATGGCGCTGGTCGATCGCAGCCTGCGCGCCCGCGAACTCGGCGAGGAAGTGATCGCGCCGGGTCAGGACGAGGAATTCGTGATGTCGCACTCGGACAATGTGCAGGCGACCGGTTTCGTCGAGCATCTCAAGCTGCCGCATTACGTCGATTTCCAGTCCGAGCTCGGCCTGCTGCGCAAGCTGCGCAAGGAATTTGCCGAAGCGAACGAGACGCCGCCGATGCGGGAGGCCGCCGAATGA
- the phnH gene encoding phosphonate C-P lyase system protein PhnH yields MTTVAELPAGFADKVLSAQSVFRSVMDAMARPGNAQRTASVAGTPAGMMRGTAALALTLFDHDTPIWLDPVMSATPEVAKWLKFHTSTPVVADSSIASFALVGDPQNLPALDRFAFGSNEYPDRSTTLILQVESLTDGPVVELQGPGIDGTVALRAAIQPHDLFERLAINAVLFPRGIDVVLVHDDAIVAIPRTTRLVRGG; encoded by the coding sequence ATGACGACCGTTGCCGAACTGCCCGCAGGATTTGCCGACAAGGTGTTGTCGGCACAATCGGTCTTCCGATCCGTGATGGATGCGATGGCGCGTCCCGGCAATGCCCAGCGCACTGCGTCGGTAGCTGGTACGCCGGCCGGCATGATGCGTGGGACCGCCGCGCTCGCGCTGACCCTGTTCGATCACGATACGCCAATCTGGCTGGACCCTGTGATGTCGGCGACGCCGGAGGTCGCCAAATGGCTCAAGTTCCACACCAGCACGCCTGTCGTGGCGGACTCGTCGATCGCCAGTTTTGCGCTGGTCGGCGATCCGCAAAACCTGCCGGCGCTCGATCGCTTCGCGTTCGGCAGCAATGAGTATCCGGACCGTTCGACGACGCTGATCCTGCAGGTCGAAAGCCTGACGGACGGCCCCGTGGTCGAGCTGCAGGGCCCCGGCATCGACGGCACGGTGGCGCTGCGCGCTGCAATCCAGCCGCACGATCTGTTCGAGCGGCTGGCGATCAACGCCGTGCTGTTTCCGCGCGGCATCGATGTCGTGCTGGTCCATGACGACGCCATCGTTGCCATACCGCGCACGACACGGCTGGTGAGGGGAGGCTGA
- the phnG gene encoding phosphonate C-P lyase system protein PhnG yields the protein MASNESLADENGGQARRKAVMAVLAHSATADIAARLGTIALPMHEDLRQPENGLVMVRGRVGGDGAPFNLGEATVSRAAVRLSTGEVGFGYTLGRDREKAKLIALCDAMVQSAELAVAVEAEVVAPLRTAMIERRSRKVAEAAATRVDFYTLVRGEG from the coding sequence ATGGCAAGTAACGAAAGTCTGGCAGACGAAAACGGCGGGCAGGCGCGGCGCAAGGCCGTGATGGCGGTGCTGGCTCATTCCGCAACGGCCGACATAGCCGCCCGCCTTGGGACGATCGCGTTGCCGATGCACGAAGACCTGCGCCAGCCCGAGAATGGGCTCGTCATGGTGCGCGGCCGCGTCGGCGGCGACGGTGCGCCGTTCAACCTTGGCGAGGCGACAGTATCGCGTGCCGCGGTGCGGCTGTCGACCGGCGAGGTCGGCTTCGGCTACACGCTCGGCCGCGACCGTGAGAAGGCGAAGCTGATCGCGCTGTGCGACGCCATGGTGCAATCGGCTGAACTCGCCGTCGCGGTTGAGGCCGAGGTCGTCGCGCCGTTGCGTACGGCGATGATCGAAAGGCGAAGCCGCAAGGTCGCGGAAGCGGCGGCAACACGGGTTGATTTCTACACACTGGTACGGGGGGAGGGCTGA
- the phnF gene encoding phosphonate metabolism transcriptional regulator PhnF: MSIQDTGSGVALWRQVADGIERGIADGRFAAGEKLPGEMEIAETYRVNRHTVRRALATLAERGLVRAERGSGTYVETGRLAYPLRSRTRFSEIVGAGGREPRGQFIDATEEAATRELARELGLKTGAPLIRIESVRLADRAPICVSTTWLSDERFPDAGKVFANLRSMTQMLAHYGVRDFRRASTRITAGIVDATDAARLDLALGRPVLVVDSTDVDTDGTPLVTKRSRFAAERVEFLVENG; encoded by the coding sequence ATGAGTATCCAGGATACCGGTTCCGGCGTCGCGCTGTGGCGGCAGGTCGCCGACGGCATCGAACGCGGCATCGCCGACGGCCGCTTTGCAGCCGGCGAAAAGCTGCCGGGCGAGATGGAGATCGCCGAAACCTATCGGGTCAACCGCCACACCGTTCGCCGGGCGCTCGCCACGCTCGCCGAACGCGGCCTGGTGCGCGCCGAGCGCGGCAGCGGCACCTATGTCGAGACAGGGCGCCTCGCTTATCCCCTGCGCTCACGGACGCGGTTTTCCGAGATCGTCGGCGCCGGCGGACGGGAGCCGCGCGGCCAGTTCATCGACGCGACCGAGGAAGCCGCCACGCGGGAACTGGCGCGGGAACTCGGACTGAAGACCGGTGCGCCCCTGATCCGGATCGAGTCCGTACGGCTGGCCGACCGCGCGCCAATCTGCGTCAGCACCACCTGGCTTTCGGATGAACGGTTCCCTGACGCCGGAAAAGTGTTCGCCAATCTGCGTTCAATGACGCAGATGCTCGCGCATTACGGTGTCAGGGATTTTCGTCGCGCCTCGACCCGGATCACGGCCGGCATCGTCGACGCGACCGATGCCGCGCGGCTGGACCTCGCGCTCGGGCGGCCGGTGCTCGTGGTCGACAGCACCGACGTCGATACGGATGGCACGCCGCTGGTGACCAAGCGCTCGCGCTTTGCTGCGGAACGCGTCGAATTTTTGGTGGAGAATGGCTAA
- the phnE gene encoding phosphonate ABC transporter, permease protein PhnE, producing the protein MNSFSFENQAGIVERHPDLFRPDWWHRGKIAIGVGGVVALFLFGIVQLDIPFHRLSDGMVRLGGFVRLMLPPHPGSWAEVLKYLHALGETVSIAFLGTLGGALLALPVSLLAARNVVANRIVHLLTRRSLDTIRGVDTLIWALIWVGIVGLGPFAGILAVICSDFGTFGKLFSEAIEAADKNPAEGVRSSGGSHLHSVRFGLLPQVFPILLSQVLYYFESNTRSATIIGIVGAGGIGLQLAEQIRVLEWQKVSFLILLILMTVSAIDWISGKLRFAIIGHRPIA; encoded by the coding sequence ATGAACTCCTTCAGTTTCGAAAACCAGGCCGGCATCGTTGAGCGTCATCCGGACCTTTTCCGGCCCGACTGGTGGCATCGGGGAAAAATCGCAATAGGCGTTGGCGGGGTGGTGGCGCTTTTTCTGTTCGGGATCGTCCAACTCGACATTCCCTTTCACCGACTCTCTGACGGAATGGTCAGGCTGGGTGGATTCGTTCGGCTCATGTTGCCGCCCCATCCCGGTTCTTGGGCGGAAGTATTGAAATATCTGCATGCGCTCGGAGAGACGGTTTCGATCGCATTTCTCGGCACGCTGGGCGGGGCTCTGCTCGCATTACCCGTATCCCTGCTGGCGGCGCGCAATGTGGTTGCAAACCGGATCGTCCACCTTTTGACGCGCCGCAGTCTCGATACCATCCGTGGTGTCGATACCTTGATCTGGGCCCTCATCTGGGTCGGTATCGTGGGACTGGGCCCATTTGCAGGTATCCTTGCGGTCATCTGCAGCGATTTTGGGACTTTTGGAAAGTTGTTCTCGGAAGCGATCGAGGCTGCCGACAAGAACCCCGCTGAGGGAGTCCGGTCATCGGGCGGCAGCCATCTCCATAGTGTCAGGTTCGGGTTGTTGCCGCAGGTCTTTCCGATCTTGTTGAGCCAGGTGCTCTACTATTTTGAATCGAATACGCGGTCGGCCACGATTATCGGAATCGTCGGAGCAGGCGGGATTGGACTTCAGCTTGCCGAACAAATCCGGGTGCTGGAATGGCAAAAGGTTTCGTTTCTGATCTTGCTTATCCTGATGACGGTATCGGCAATTGACTGGATCTCGGGCAAACTGCGTTTCGCGATCATCGGGCATCGGCCGATCGCGTAA
- the phnE gene encoding phosphonate ABC transporter, permease protein PhnE, whose product MRTAVPEFPEARLRELADRYAAAVAAKRRRVWLGSAVLIAAAIAAGWMGDVNLGNFVENFWRLPAYFASIAPKFSFSTAWVDLSEWLWGLPRWTRLLGDTLLIAYMGTLSGAICGFALCFLASANLVRSRTTVFVTRRFLEFCRTVPDIVFALIFVLAFGLGPLPGVLAIAIHTTGALGKQFAEVVENIDSKPIEGVAASGGSWFQIVRFGAVPQVLSNFVSYALLRFEINVRGAAVMGFVGAGGIGQDLIEAVRKFYYTDVSAILLLIVVTVMLIDFVTERVRHRLLGLEGSAA is encoded by the coding sequence ATGCGAACAGCAGTCCCCGAATTCCCGGAAGCAAGGCTGCGAGAGCTTGCCGATCGCTATGCGGCTGCGGTTGCCGCGAAGCGGCGGCGCGTATGGCTGGGTTCGGCGGTCCTGATCGCCGCGGCGATTGCCGCCGGCTGGATGGGCGACGTCAATCTTGGGAATTTCGTCGAGAATTTCTGGCGCTTGCCAGCTTACTTCGCCAGCATCGCTCCAAAGTTCTCGTTCTCGACTGCGTGGGTTGATCTCTCGGAGTGGCTTTGGGGGCTGCCTCGCTGGACGCGGCTTCTCGGAGATACGTTGCTGATCGCGTATATGGGAACGCTCTCGGGAGCGATATGCGGCTTCGCTCTCTGTTTCCTCGCATCAGCCAATCTCGTCAGGTCGCGTACGACCGTTTTTGTCACACGACGCTTTCTCGAATTTTGCAGGACCGTTCCAGACATCGTCTTTGCTTTGATTTTCGTGCTCGCATTCGGCCTGGGACCGCTGCCGGGCGTTCTCGCCATAGCAATCCATACCACCGGTGCGCTGGGCAAACAGTTCGCCGAAGTTGTCGAGAATATCGACAGTAAACCGATCGAGGGGGTGGCGGCGAGCGGAGGAAGCTGGTTTCAGATTGTTCGATTTGGCGCGGTGCCTCAGGTTCTTTCGAATTTCGTAAGCTATGCCCTGCTGAGATTCGAGATCAACGTCCGGGGCGCGGCTGTGATGGGCTTTGTCGGCGCCGGCGGGATCGGGCAGGATTTGATCGAAGCCGTCCGCAAATTCTATTACACGGATGTCAGTGCCATCCTTTTGCTCATTGTCGTCACCGTCATGTTGATCGACTTCGTCACGGAGCGGGTGCGCCACCGCCTTCTCGGTCTGGAGGGCTCCGCGGCATGA